One Petrotoga miotherma DSM 10691 genomic region harbors:
- the tsf gene encoding translation elongation factor Ts, protein MDVSIEKIKNLRTSTGAGMLDCKNALVEANGDIDKAVEILRKKGAIKAAKKAGRVTNEGIVYSYIHHNEKIGVLLLLGCETDFVARTEDFHDLAKKISLQIASMNPKWISREDVPQEVVDKEKEIYLEELNDSSKPENIKEKIVENKLEKFYSENCLLEQEYVFGEGESIKDIINSTIAKVGENITVDKFARFAVGE, encoded by the coding sequence ATGGATGTATCAATTGAAAAGATAAAGAATCTTAGAACTTCAACGGGAGCGGGAATGTTGGATTGTAAAAATGCTTTAGTAGAGGCTAACGGGGATATAGATAAAGCCGTTGAAATTTTAAGAAAGAAAGGTGCTATAAAAGCTGCAAAGAAAGCTGGAAGAGTCACCAACGAAGGTATAGTTTATTCTTATATTCATCATAATGAAAAAATCGGTGTTCTTTTATTATTAGGATGTGAAACCGATTTTGTAGCTAGGACTGAGGATTTCCACGATTTAGCTAAGAAGATTTCTCTTCAAATTGCATCGATGAATCCAAAATGGATTTCAAGGGAAGATGTACCTCAAGAAGTTGTCGATAAAGAAAAAGAAATTTACTTAGAAGAGCTAAACGATTCCAGCAAGCCTGAAAATATTAAGGAAAAGATTGTAGAAAACAAATTGGAAAAATTCTACAGCGAAAATTGTCTTCTTGAACAGGAATATGTTTTTGGTGAAGGGGAAAGTATCAAAGACATTATTAATTCTACGATAGCTAAAGTAGGAGAAAATATAACGGTAGATAAATTTGCTAGATTTGCAGTTGGCGAATAA
- the pyrH gene encoding UMP kinase gives MYKRVLLKLSGEALSGEGGKGFSEKMLTYLVNEIQKIHSLNIKLGIVIGAGNIFRGKELKDFRIQMADQLGMLGTVINSLYLKNVFEKNGIKSIVVSPIVNLPSVMPLKYDFIEQYFEAGYIVLFGGGTSNPLFTTDTAAALRAVEMNADILVKATKVDGIYDKDPKLFEDAKKYDIITYEQAIKEQIKVMDTEAFSICEKNNLSILIINFFKEGNLLKAVEGENIGTKVNY, from the coding sequence ATGTACAAAAGAGTATTACTAAAATTAAGTGGGGAAGCTTTGAGTGGTGAAGGGGGAAAAGGATTTTCTGAGAAAATGTTAACATATCTGGTGAACGAGATCCAGAAAATCCATAGTTTAAATATTAAATTGGGGATCGTCATAGGAGCTGGCAACATTTTTAGGGGAAAAGAGTTAAAAGATTTCCGAATTCAAATGGCAGATCAATTAGGGATGTTGGGCACTGTCATAAATTCACTCTATCTTAAAAATGTTTTCGAAAAGAATGGTATAAAAAGTATAGTAGTTTCCCCGATTGTTAATTTGCCTTCTGTAATGCCACTTAAATATGATTTTATTGAACAGTATTTTGAAGCTGGGTATATTGTCTTATTTGGTGGCGGAACTTCCAACCCTTTGTTCACTACGGATACTGCTGCCGCATTGAGAGCGGTAGAAATGAATGCAGATATACTTGTTAAAGCCACCAAGGTGGATGGAATATACGATAAAGATCCAAAATTATTTGAAGATGCCAAAAAATATGATATCATAACATATGAACAAGCAATTAAAGAGCAAATAAAAGTAATGGATACAGAGGCTTTTTCAATATGTGAAAAAAATAATCTTTCCATATTGATTATTAATTTTTTCAAAGAAGGGAACTTGCTTAAAGCTGTAGAAGGAGAGAATATAGGCACTAAAGTCAACTACTAA